Below is a window of Labilithrix sp. DNA.
AAGCGATGACCAGCCTCGACGCGTCCTACGTCCATTCGGATCCGGAGCTCCCCCTCCTGGTCTTCGGCGCACTCGCCTTGCTCCTCCCGCCGCGCTTCATCGAGCTCGGCGATCTCCGCGTCCCCGTCGCGTCGACCTCGGGGCTCATCCTAGAGAAGCTGATGACCGAGCGCTCCGGGCGGAAGGGCGATCGCGACCTCCTCGTCGTCGCCGGGCTCCTCCAAGTCGCGACGGACCGAGACCTCGCCGAGCTCGTCGAGCGCGCGAAGCAGCTGCGCCAGGACCTCCGCGACACCGTCAAGTCGAACCTCGCCATCCTCTCCCTCATCGACGCAGCCACGTCGATGCCTGATCCGCGCGCTTCGCGCGAGAAGGTCGCGGCGCTGCTGGCCGCGCTGGAGAAGGGAGAGCGCGATGGATGAGTCGAAGCTCCACGAGCGCGCGAGGGCCTATCGAGAGCGTGTCGCCGTGCGAGCGTGGCAGCAGCGCCAGAAGCGTCACGCCCACGGGGTGTGGGATCGCCTGCGGCGCGCGCTGGCTTACTCGGAGCGAGTCTACGGCGTGAGCGACGAAGAGCTGTCGCGGCTGCTCATCGCCGGCGCAGAACCGCTCGCCGTCGGAGGCGCCATTCACCCACCCAAGCAGATCCTCTTCGTGGACGAACGGCTCGCGTCCACCGTCGTCGGGACCCTGCTGCCCGCTTCGCTCTCGGCGCAGACGCTCGAGGCGAGCAACTGGGTGCTGGTGCCCTTCGCAGGGATCGAGCCGCTGGCGATCTGCCCCGCCGACCGCTGGTAGCCCCTCCATCACGCACAGGTGACACGTCCTCTCCGGAGCGACGCAACATCCGCGAGGTCGCGAGGCGGTCAAGACGAACCCGGGCTTCATCGCGGCTGAGCTCAGGCTCATGGGCCAGCGCATGGAACGTCATCCACGAGCGCCAAGCTGGTGCTGCTGCCCTCGACATCCAGCCGAACGGCATCGTCGTCCTCGCGATGCGGGACGATCCGCCGCCTCCTGGAGAGACCTCATGCACTGTGATCGTACATGCCAGTGTACCCGTACGCCTTTCCACCGAGTCTCGCGACGCTCCAGAAGGCATCGACCTTGGCTTTGAGCTTCACGAGGCGCTCTTCTTCGTCACTCGATGCTCATGCGGCCCCTGCTACTTGCAGTTCGCGGCTTCCCCGTCCGTGCTCAGGCTGCATGTCCGCCGCGCGGGACACACTCGCTGCATCTTCCACTCGTAGTCTTCCGACCAGGAGACGCTCTCCGAGCGCGAGAGAATGGGAACGAGCGATAGGAGCCAGGCAGACGAGCTTTCCCATGGTGAGCTTTTCTTGGGAAAGCTTCACCTCTGTCACATGCGGACGCGAAAGACTGCGCAATCGGTGCTCCCGAGATCCCAGGATGCGCGAGCCGGCAGCCAGTACTTGGGGGCGAGCTCGAGGTACTTGCCAGTACGGCATGACGCGGATGACGTCGGCGAGGTAGCTCTCTCGACGTCGAGGCGCCGTGGAGCCGGCACGAGGCCCATGTCCGTGAAGCCGCATAGTTTGGGTGGCGTCTGACCGGGGAGACCCATCAGGCGAAGCTCCCCGACGAAGCTCCCGAGTTGCGGGAGCGCGAGTGCGCGGGCCGTAACGACGAGATGAACGACCGGTTGAGGCCCGAGCGCCGAGTTTGCACAATACTGGGAAGGCGGCAGGCGATCCCGGTCATCGAGCGTGGGGAGCGCCGCTTGGCGGGGTAAAGGCGACGGGTACGCGCACAAGGCCATGGGTTGAAGCAGGGAAGGGCTCTTCGTCCCGTCGAGAAATCCGGCGGAAGCAAGGTAGTCACGCGTATCGGCGGAGAGACCGCGCATCGCCGAGGCGAACGCGGCGACGATTCGGCCTCAATCGAGCCGCCGACAGGTATCCGTGGAGAAGGCGTGGCGCGCGCCCCTTCCCGGGAACGCCGCCCGGGGCACTTCAGTGGGGTCGACGATAGGTATTGGCGAAGCGATCTTCTCGGCGTCGACCCAGCCGATAAAGCAGTTGCGTCGGGAGCTTCAATGAAGACGCCCGATCTCATCGGCGGGGAGTAGGGACGTTGGCGTGAGGAGGATTGTAGCCAGCGATTGCTGGTTTGCTGGTGACGGCGTTGTAATCTGGAGGCTGTGAGTGGCGTTCGCGCGATTGAGAGAGGGGAGCGGGCGGGCGTGGTCGCGATGCTGGTGGCGGCGTTCTTCGAGGATCCGCTGTTTTGCTGGTTCCTTCCGGAAGAGGGAGAACGCCGGAAGTGGCTCGGCTGGTTCCATCACCGCGTCCTCAACGAGACGGAGCCGCTCGGCGGTGCGTACACGCTCGAGAGTGCGCCGTCCGATGGGGCGGTGCTCGTCTATCCGCCGCGCGCGTGGCCGCCGCCTGCGCTCCGCGTCCTCGCTGCGTGGCCGCTGCCGCCGGCGATCCCGTCGTGGCGCTTCTTCCGCCGAGGGCTCCACGTCGACCGCCGCATTCATGCCTCACATCCCTCCGAGCCGCATCTCTATGTCTACGCGCTCGGCGTCCACCCGAAGCAGAAAGGCAAAGGGCTCGGCGGCGCCCTCCTCCGGCATGCGCTGGCGATTGCCGACAAGGCGGGAACCGCGAGCTACCTCGAGACGGCAAACCCCGTCAACCTGCCGCTCTATCGCAAGTTCGGATTCGAGACGACGAGCGAGATCGCGACACACGGCGGCCCGCCCGTGTGGACGATGGTTCGAGGCCCATCACGAGTGGCGTGAGGCCGGAGCCCGACCCAACGACGAGACGGACACAACCGCCCGGTCCGTCTCGCCCTGCGGCCGGCGAGACGAGATGACGATGCACGCAAGTACACAGTCTCGAAAAGGACGGGCCTCCGGCGCTCGTATCGCCCGATTGATAACGAACCTCGCCGGCGCGCAGGACTCGCGGCTCGCGGTCACCGGCGCGAGGCACGCCGTGACTCGCGCTTCACCGAATCGTGGCTGGCGAGGACCACGATTCGCGGTCGCCGGAATCGCGACCGACCTTGAGGCAAGCTCACCGGTTCGCCGGAATCGTGAACGCGAGATGCAACGATTCGCGGCTCGCCTGTCGTTTGACGTCGTGTCGGCGCGACTCGCGGTTTCGCGAATCGCCAGCGGTTGGGCCTACTTCTTCTTTTCGGCGTAGTACGTCGTGCCGCGGCGCTCGCCGGCTTTGCTGAGGGAGCCGCGCTTCAGGCCCTCGAGGATCGGACGCGGGACTTCTTTCTTGTCGAGGCCGAGCTCGGCCCCGATCTGCTCGGCGCGGAGGCCGGGCTTCTTCTTGAGGAGCGCGACGATCTGGTCGAGCGTTGCGTCGATGTCGGCCAGCGAACGGCGCGCGAGACGCCCCGATGACGTCTTCTTCGTACGCAGCGCGGGCGCGCCATTGCTCTTCACCGCAACGGGCACCTTCGCCGGGGTCGCCCTTGCGGGCGCTCCGCCGCCCTGGCTGAGGCGGACCAAGTCGTCAATCGAGAGGTCTTTGAGGGAGGCGATGATTGCCTGCGCGAACTCGGTGGCATGAGACTCGATGATCGTCTTGAGGTCACTCATGGGCTTGCATGATACACTCTTTCGCGAATTGGGCACTAAGAAAAGCCACTACCTGCTCCTTTTGACGATCAGCGCCTGCGGCGGTGAGCCCGCCGCAGCTCCGGTGGCGCCGAGCCATCCAGCCGCAACCGTGCCGATCGCCCATGTCCCGGCCGCGGGGGCGGCCGAAGCCGGCGCGCCGGTCGAGACGACCGAGCTCGCCG
It encodes the following:
- a CDS encoding GNAT family N-acetyltransferase translates to MVAMLVAAFFEDPLFCWFLPEEGERRKWLGWFHHRVLNETEPLGGAYTLESAPSDGAVLVYPPRAWPPPALRVLAAWPLPPAIPSWRFFRRGLHVDRRIHASHPSEPHLYVYALGVHPKQKGKGLGGALLRHALAIADKAGTASYLETANPVNLPLYRKFGFETTSEIATHGGPPVWTMVRGPSRVA